Proteins encoded in a region of the Zea mays cultivar B73 chromosome 2, Zm-B73-REFERENCE-NAM-5.0, whole genome shotgun sequence genome:
- the LOC100381448 gene encoding zinc finger protein ZAT2 has product MAPEPEPKPTRCGGRDPAFNDANPIPHAPRRPRSRLQRRERQRSPSPPRLQRPCLPLSPPPPHASTASLQRRRHRPSRSSEIQIRRGSEWQRAATAAAPHTCPIQPPWSSSPSIHHAEREVEVRALADQAAHIEAEARAVACKKVFRSYQALGGHRASNVRGGRGGCCAPPVAPPAPPPQPQPPLSPLPEHRDGGEDDDMNAKQQPRECPHCGRVFLGQALGEHIMQSHVCASSPLAGTATASTTSAATPASPTNSPSMIDLNVAPQSEEVEHSAVSDPRFNPGA; this is encoded by the coding sequence AtggcgcccgagcccgagcccaaaCCCACGCGCTGCGGCGGCCGAGATCCTGCCTTCAACGACGCGAACCCCATCCCCCACGCGCCGCGGCGGCCGAGATCCCGCCTTCAACGACGCGAACGCCAACGGAGCCCGAGCCCACCTCGCCTTCAACGCCCCTGCCTCCCTCTTTCTCCTCCTCCCCCGCATGCTTCCACTGCTTCTCTCCAGCGGCGCCGCCACCGTCCCTCTCGCTCCAGCGAGATCCAGATCCGGCGCGGCTCAGAGTGGCAACGCGCCGCAACCGCGGCCGCGCCCCACACGTGCCCTATCCAACCACCATGGAGCTCTTCCCCATCCATCCACCACGCCGAGCGGGAGGTCGAAGTGCGAGCGCTGGCCGACCAGGCGGCCCACATAGAGGCCGAGGCGCGGGCCGTCGCGTGCAAGAAGGTCTTCCGCTCCTACCAGGCGCTTGGCGGACACCGCGCCAGCAACGTGCGCGGCGGCAGAGGCGGCTGCTGCGCGCCTCCCGTGGCTCCTCCGGCCCCACCCCCGCAGCCCCAGCCGCCGCTGTCGCCATTGCCGGAGCACCGTGACGGAGGCGAGGACGATGACATGAACGCAAAGCAGCAGCCGCGCGAGTGTCCCCACTGCGGCCGCGTGTTCTTGGGGCAGGCTCTCGGGGAGCACATCATGCAGTCCCATGTGTGCGCCTCGTCGCCGCTTGCcggcaccgccaccgcctccaccACCTCAGCCGCCACTCCTGCGTCACCGACCAACAGTCCCTCCATGATCGATCTGAACGTGGCGCCGCAGTCCGAGGAGGTGGAGCACTCTGCCGTGTCAGATCCCCGCTTCAATCCAGGTGCCTGA
- the LOC103647767 gene encoding uncharacterized protein, with protein MVFSASFVAAAARVPAELCQRPPRPGRWRRRLSADDVLRALFLPPVRELGRLGDFLFAFFCLPLPEYYLPGSGRGGGWVARVPDAVLYTYRRSLSVSSSSSSSSFSSSSSEEDESLIADEE; from the coding sequence ATGGTGTTCAGCGCCTCGTTcgtggcggcagcggcgcgcgtgcCGGCGGAGCTGTGCCAGCGGCCGCCGCGCCcggggcggtggcggcggcggctgagCGCGGACGACGTCCTGCGCGCCCTGTTCCTGCCACCGGTGCGGGAGCTCGGGCGCCTGGGCGACTTCCTCTTCGCCTTCTTCTGCCTGCCGCTGCCGGAGTACTACCTGCCGGGGTCCGGCCGCGGCGGAGGCTGGGTGGCGCGGGTGCCCGACGCGGTTCTGTACACCTACCGGAGGTCGCTCTCGGTCagctcgtcgtcctcgtcctcgtccttctcctcctcctcgtcggaggaggacgagTCACTGATTGCCGACGAGGAATAA